In a single window of the Sediminicoccus sp. KRV36 genome:
- a CDS encoding heme ABC transporter ATP-binding protein gives MTLSAEGLRVVRAGRVLLDLPRIAVAPGQVLAVLGPNGAGKSTLLRCLSGELRPDAGRRHLLGRSLADWPARELARHRAVMPQASAMAFPLRAREVVALGRIPWGGGEAGVDEALAAAGATALAARWYGTLSGGEAQRVQLARVLAQLHGTPAARSGLLLDEPTASLDLPHQHRILEGAAALAAAGTAVVMVVHDIGLAARYATHVLLLRAGMPVAAGPVGDTLTAGLLSETFGIQLRQVADPLAREAIFVAAA, from the coding sequence ATGACGCTCTCAGCCGAGGGTTTGCGTGTCGTGCGCGCCGGCCGTGTGCTGCTGGACCTGCCCCGGATCGCGGTGGCGCCGGGGCAGGTGCTGGCGGTGCTGGGGCCGAATGGCGCCGGGAAATCCACCCTGCTGCGCTGCCTCTCGGGCGAATTGCGGCCTGATGCGGGGCGGCGCCATCTGCTTGGCCGCTCGCTTGCGGATTGGCCCGCGCGGGAATTGGCGCGCCACCGCGCCGTCATGCCGCAGGCCAGCGCCATGGCCTTTCCGCTGCGCGCGCGGGAGGTCGTCGCACTCGGGCGCATCCCGTGGGGCGGAGGTGAAGCCGGGGTGGATGAAGCGCTGGCCGCGGCAGGCGCCACGGCGCTGGCGGCGCGCTGGTATGGCACGCTCTCGGGCGGGGAGGCGCAGCGGGTGCAACTGGCTCGGGTGCTGGCGCAACTGCATGGCACGCCCGCCGCCCGAAGCGGGCTGTTGCTGGATGAACCGACGGCCAGCCTGGACCTGCCCCATCAGCATCGCATCCTGGAGGGGGCGGCCGCATTGGCGGCGGCGGGCACGGCCGTTGTGATGGTGGTGCATGATATCGGCCTCGCGGCGCGCTATGCCACGCATGTCCTGCTGTTGCGGGCCGGCATGCCGGTGGCGGCCGGGCCAGTGGGTGACACGCTGACGGCAGGGCTGTTGAGCGAGACCTTCGGCATTCAACTGCGCCAGGTGGCCGATCCCTTGGCGCGCGAGGCGATCTTCGTCGCGGCGGCATAA
- a CDS encoding sigma-70 family RNA polymerase sigma factor has protein sequence MNPIPNHSATVTAPLEGVAPADFHDLMIAVLPSLRQQALALTRNRPDADDLVQSAVANALAARASFEPGTNFRAWMGSILRNRFLSDRRRVRPSTTIEEAPQSVLARSGGQEESLAMKELNHHLARLPAEQRLLLMRVSVEGASYEDLSVELGIPVGTLKARVSRTRAQLRAWLLGEVPSRLQDGTQRRVTTRQGAAPTRMPRLRGDAPGMLVA, from the coding sequence ATGAACCCGATCCCGAACCATTCCGCGACGGTCACGGCCCCACTCGAGGGCGTTGCCCCGGCTGACTTTCACGACCTGATGATCGCCGTCCTGCCTTCGCTGCGCCAGCAGGCCCTGGCGCTGACGCGCAACCGCCCCGATGCCGATGACCTGGTGCAGAGCGCCGTCGCCAATGCGCTGGCCGCCCGGGCCTCCTTTGAGCCGGGCACGAATTTCCGCGCATGGATGGGCAGCATCCTGCGCAACCGCTTCCTCTCCGACCGGCGGCGTGTGCGCCCCTCCACCACCATCGAGGAAGCGCCGCAATCCGTCCTGGCGCGCAGCGGCGGCCAGGAGGAGAGCCTGGCCATGAAGGAACTCAACCACCACCTTGCGCGGCTGCCGGCCGAACAGCGCCTGCTGCTGATGCGCGTCTCGGTGGAGGGCGCCTCCTATGAGGATCTCTCCGTGGAACTCGGCATTCCCGTGGGGACGCTGAAGGCGCGCGTGTCACGCACGCGGGCGCAGCTTCGCGCTTGGCTGCTGGGCGAGGTGCCTTCCCGGCTGCAGGACGGAACACAGCGCCGCGTGACGACGCGCCAGGGTGCGGCGCCCACGCGGATGCCGCGCCTGCGGGGGGATGCCCCAGGGATGCTGGTCGCCTAG
- a CDS encoding response regulator codes for MATTSDTLALLPFARRYARALLGTQAAGDAVVARAIGMRLDDVPPQLALYAAITRLTAEDGTAGAIPPLSRHLLLLTAVEELSLADAAMAVGLDPAEADRRITFAREAVRSAVVTKVLIIEDEPIIAMDLRMLVEDCGHTVIGVAATEADAVRLAAEHSAGLILADINLGRGGNGINAVRQILTRMEVPVIFVTAYPEDLLTAEGLEPAFVMRKPFDRFMLAVFTYQAISGGYVPLP; via the coding sequence TTGGCCACAACCTCTGACACGCTTGCCCTGCTTCCCTTCGCGCGGCGCTACGCCCGCGCGCTGCTGGGCACCCAGGCCGCGGGTGACGCCGTGGTCGCGCGCGCCATCGGCATGCGCCTGGACGATGTCCCGCCGCAGCTTGCCCTCTATGCCGCCATCACCCGCCTGACGGCCGAGGACGGGACGGCCGGCGCAATCCCGCCGCTGTCGCGCCATCTGCTGCTGCTGACCGCCGTCGAGGAGCTCAGCCTCGCCGATGCCGCAATGGCCGTCGGGCTTGATCCGGCGGAGGCGGACCGGCGCATCACCTTCGCGCGTGAGGCCGTGCGCTCCGCCGTGGTGACCAAGGTCCTCATCATCGAGGATGAGCCCATCATCGCGATGGATCTGCGCATGCTGGTCGAGGATTGCGGCCACACGGTGATCGGCGTCGCGGCGACGGAGGCGGATGCCGTGCGCCTCGCCGCCGAGCATTCGGCCGGGCTGATCCTGGCCGACATCAACCTCGGCCGGGGCGGGAATGGCATCAACGCCGTCCGGCAGATCCTGACCCGGATGGAAGTCCCCGTGATCTTCGTGACGGCCTATCCCGAGGACCTCCTGACGGCCGAGGGGCTGGAGCCCGCCTTCGTCATGCGCAAGCCCTTCGACCGCTTCATGCTCGCCGTGTTCACCTACCAGGCGATCAGTGGCGGCTACGTCCCGCTGCCGTGA
- a CDS encoding CsbD family protein, protein MNWDTIKGNWKQMAGSVKEQWGKLTDDDMTIIEGRREQLVGQVQERYGIAKDAAEAQVKAWEDRHKG, encoded by the coding sequence ATGAACTGGGACACGATCAAGGGCAATTGGAAGCAGATGGCCGGCTCCGTGAAGGAGCAGTGGGGCAAGCTGACCGATGACGACATGACCATCATCGAGGGCCGCCGCGAACAGCTCGTCGGCCAGGTGCAGGAGCGCTACGGCATCGCCAAGGATGCGGCCGAAGCGCAGGTGAAGGCCTGGGAAGACCGCCACAAGGGCTGA
- a CDS encoding DUF1328 domain-containing protein, translated as MLAWAMIFLVVALLAGIAGFGGIAATGAGIARVIFFIFLVLFAVALLTGAGGHA; from the coding sequence ATGCTCGCCTGGGCCATGATTTTCCTCGTGGTCGCGCTGCTGGCGGGCATTGCAGGATTTGGCGGCATCGCCGCCACGGGGGCGGGGATCGCGCGGGTGATTTTCTTCATTTTCCTGGTGCTCTTCGCGGTGGCACTGCTCACCGGTGCCGGAGGCCATGCCTGA
- a CDS encoding ABC transporter ATP-binding protein/permease, protein MSTTTPNEPQGTLPLEPPAAGSPVLAFWGITRIWLTAPDRGNARWLIAGLLALTLAQVGIQIRFNLWNRDFFNALESRDGGAFREQILFFLGLAALSMAVAVYQLYVKQLIQLRWREWLTTHLVQAWLREGRHYQLEIAQTGADNPDQRIAEDVRIATDLAVDFATGLLSSLLMLTAFIGILWTLSGALHMTLAGRELDIPGYMVWAALAYALLGTFLTWVVGRPLVRLNVARTTAEADFRFGLNRARESGEGIALIRGEADEQRGLARLFATVAGAVRGLMRSQRNLMWLTSAYGTLAMIFPTIVASPAYFAGAITLGGLMQIGAAFGQVQGALNWFVDNFGRIAEWRSAVSRIVVFRDLVEELDVMVEDPEQPTISIVEGQEGMLAFRNLEVAFANGTTVIADASAEIQAGERVLIQGESGTGKSTLFRAIGGLWPWGAGEIEIPPREGMMFMPQRPYLPLGTLSAALCYPAAAAAFSLEEQARALERVGLDRLADQLAQDDRWDRVLSLGEQQRLAFARLLLHAPRWIFMDEATAALDEANQDAMMQLVLDALPDSALISIGHRPGLAAFHTRTLTLVRAEGGAKLSRPRRKGAPRQWAKPRPRGMAPAG, encoded by the coding sequence ATGAGCACCACCACCCCGAATGAGCCCCAGGGCACGCTCCCGCTGGAGCCGCCGGCGGCAGGCTCCCCGGTCCTGGCCTTCTGGGGCATCACCCGCATCTGGCTGACGGCGCCGGACCGTGGGAATGCGCGCTGGCTGATCGCGGGGTTGCTGGCCCTGACGCTGGCCCAGGTGGGGATCCAGATCCGCTTCAACCTCTGGAACCGGGATTTCTTCAACGCGCTGGAAAGCCGCGATGGCGGGGCGTTTCGTGAGCAGATCCTGTTCTTCCTGGGCCTGGCGGCGCTCTCCATGGCCGTTGCCGTCTATCAGCTCTATGTGAAGCAGCTGATCCAGCTGCGCTGGCGCGAATGGCTGACCACGCATCTGGTGCAGGCCTGGCTGCGCGAGGGGCGGCACTACCAGCTGGAAATCGCCCAGACCGGGGCGGATAATCCCGATCAGCGCATCGCCGAGGATGTGCGCATCGCCACCGACCTGGCGGTGGATTTCGCGACCGGCCTGCTCTCCTCGCTGCTTATGCTCACGGCCTTCATCGGCATCCTCTGGACCTTGTCCGGCGCGTTGCACATGACGCTGGCGGGGCGTGAGCTGGATATCCCGGGCTACATGGTCTGGGCCGCGCTGGCCTATGCGCTGCTGGGCACCTTCCTCACCTGGGTGGTCGGCCGGCCGCTGGTGCGGCTGAATGTCGCGCGCACCACGGCCGAGGCGGATTTCCGCTTCGGGCTGAACCGCGCGCGCGAAAGCGGGGAGGGGATCGCGCTGATCCGCGGCGAGGCGGATGAGCAGCGCGGCCTGGCCCGGCTTTTCGCCACCGTGGCGGGCGCGGTGCGCGGCCTGATGCGCAGCCAGCGCAACCTCATGTGGCTCACCAGCGCCTACGGCACGCTGGCGATGATCTTTCCCACCATCGTCGCCTCGCCCGCCTATTTCGCCGGCGCCATCACGCTGGGCGGCCTGATGCAGATCGGTGCCGCCTTTGGCCAGGTGCAGGGCGCGCTGAACTGGTTCGTGGATAATTTCGGCCGCATCGCCGAATGGCGCAGCGCCGTCTCCCGCATCGTCGTCTTCCGCGACCTCGTGGAGGAGCTGGATGTGATGGTGGAGGACCCCGAGCAGCCCACCATCTCCATCGTCGAGGGCCAGGAGGGGATGCTGGCCTTCCGCAATCTGGAGGTGGCCTTCGCCAATGGCACGACGGTGATCGCCGATGCCTCGGCCGAGATCCAGGCGGGCGAGAGAGTGCTGATCCAGGGTGAATCGGGCACCGGGAAATCCACCCTGTTCCGCGCGATTGGCGGGCTTTGGCCCTGGGGTGCGGGCGAGATCGAAATCCCCCCGCGGGAGGGCATGATGTTCATGCCGCAACGTCCCTATCTGCCGCTCGGGACGCTGAGTGCTGCGCTCTGCTATCCCGCGGCGGCCGCGGCCTTTTCCCTGGAGGAGCAGGCCCGGGCGCTGGAGCGTGTGGGGCTGGACCGGCTGGCCGACCAACTGGCGCAGGATGACCGCTGGGATCGTGTGCTGAGCCTGGGCGAGCAGCAGCGCCTGGCCTTCGCGCGGCTTTTGCTGCACGCGCCGCGCTGGATTTTCATGGATGAGGCGACGGCCGCGCTGGATGAGGCCAACCAGGACGCGATGATGCAGCTGGTGCTGGATGCGCTGCCGGATTCCGCGCTGATCTCGATCGGCCATCGCCCCGGCCTCGCGGCCTTCCATACGCGCACGCTCACGCTGGTCCGCGCGGAGGGGGGGGCCAAGCTGTCACGCCCGCGCCGCAAGGGCGCGCCACGACAATGGGCCAAGCCGCGTCCGCGCGGGATGGCGCCGGCCGGCTGA
- a CDS encoding YihY/virulence factor BrkB family protein, whose protein sequence is MTPPRAASARRVARREARLQSEAVAPLGFWQQAWSVAASDQISLVSAGCAFYAMLALFPALSLCITFYGMWFDLRTIEPQLALLNRLLPEESYALIAVRVQELVASPRQTPGLSTWIGGTIGLWSASSGIRGLLGALNLAHGQAEHRSVLAFYGTALMITLGAILAVTIGLGLLVALPTLLTLLGLPTRDAILVRGASFALLLCSVVLAISTLYRFGPARRPKHWRILSTGAVTATLLWAIASLLFSLYVGHFSSYDATYGALGAAVALLTWLYVSVYLILLGAELDAAIARNEARLDEG, encoded by the coding sequence ATGACCCCACCCAGGGCCGCCAGCGCGCGGCGCGTTGCCAGGCGAGAGGCGCGCCTCCAGTCGGAGGCGGTTGCCCCTTTGGGCTTCTGGCAACAGGCCTGGTCGGTCGCCGCCTCGGATCAGATCTCGCTGGTCTCGGCCGGCTGCGCCTTCTACGCGATGCTGGCGCTGTTTCCCGCCCTTTCGCTCTGCATCACCTTCTACGGCATGTGGTTTGACCTGCGCACCATCGAGCCGCAGCTCGCCCTGCTCAATCGCCTGCTGCCCGAGGAAAGCTACGCGCTGATCGCCGTGCGCGTGCAGGAACTGGTGGCATCGCCCCGCCAGACGCCGGGACTGAGCACCTGGATCGGCGGGACGATCGGCCTCTGGAGCGCATCCTCCGGCATTCGCGGGCTGCTCGGCGCGCTCAATCTCGCGCATGGGCAGGCGGAGCATCGCAGCGTGCTGGCCTTCTATGGCACTGCGCTGATGATCACGCTGGGCGCCATCCTCGCCGTGACGATCGGGCTGGGCCTGCTGGTGGCGCTACCGACGCTGCTCACGCTGCTGGGCCTGCCGACGCGCGATGCCATCCTGGTGCGCGGCGCATCCTTCGCGCTGCTGCTGTGCTCGGTGGTGCTGGCGATTTCGACGCTCTATCGCTTCGGGCCGGCGCGGCGGCCGAAGCATTGGCGCATCCTCTCCACGGGTGCCGTGACGGCCACGCTGCTCTGGGCCATCGCGTCGCTGCTCTTCTCGCTCTATGTCGGGCATTTCTCCAGCTATGACGCCACTTATGGCGCGCTGGGCGCGGCTGTCGCGCTGCTCACCTGGCTTTATGTGAGCGTCTATCTGATCCTGCTCGGCGCGGAGCTGGATGCGGCCATCGCGCGCAACGAGGCGCGGCTGGACGAGGGCTGA
- a CDS encoding AI-2E family transporter, whose amino-acid sequence MAPFRPPETAPSEGRAARLLLIAGVIIALYVGREIFAPLALALLLTIAALPAVGWMERLGLPRVPSVLLVLLLVVGVFGGLVSVVLTQALALATELPAYESVLRGKLQSISQGSGPLEGVVLLIRRLGTAMAAPGAAPAAMAVSVVGAERSALSTLLELAMVIIAPVAMLAITLLLMAFILLRREDVRNRFLRLAGLHEMHRTTGAMAEATARIGRFLLMQVAVNGLFGFSMGLGLWALGVPNAPLWGVMGFGLRFIPFLGAPLSLLFPLLLAFATTEGWWTVILVLALFAVVDVVITYVMEPWLYGASMGVTPLALLISSAFWAVLWGPVGLILAPAMTACLVIIGRHVPAFGFLDVMLSDAEPLPLPARFYQRILAEDARGAAALLGPAVARLGVQPALEQLAMPAIAQIGSDRPSESFGAALAIRASRALVRVLEPFADEPDGEADILVLPIAGALDRAAATLVVAALLEAGHAATLAPDKAPAPVVILLVAAATPPRHRLARALRDGRRLPGHMMTFAATAEAEHALAREALPLPALMGLQALIAEVDRQIEEAAESLG is encoded by the coding sequence ATGGCCCCGTTTCGCCCGCCAGAGACCGCTCCGTCGGAGGGCAGGGCCGCGCGCCTCCTGCTGATCGCGGGGGTCATCATCGCGCTCTATGTGGGGCGCGAGATCTTCGCCCCCCTGGCGCTGGCGCTGCTGCTCACCATCGCGGCCCTGCCGGCGGTGGGCTGGATGGAGCGGCTGGGCCTGCCGCGGGTTCCCTCGGTGCTGCTGGTCCTGCTGCTCGTGGTGGGCGTATTTGGCGGGCTGGTATCGGTTGTGCTGACCCAGGCCCTGGCGCTGGCCACCGAATTGCCGGCCTATGAATCCGTCCTGCGCGGCAAGTTGCAGAGCATCAGCCAGGGCTCCGGCCCGCTGGAGGGCGTCGTGCTGCTGATCCGCCGCCTGGGCACGGCGATGGCCGCGCCGGGTGCCGCACCCGCCGCCATGGCCGTCTCGGTCGTGGGGGCGGAGCGCAGTGCGCTGAGCACCTTGCTCGAACTCGCGATGGTGATCATCGCGCCTGTCGCGATGCTGGCGATCACCCTGCTGCTGATGGCCTTCATCCTGCTGCGGCGGGAGGATGTCCGGAACCGCTTCCTGCGCCTCGCGGGGCTGCATGAGATGCACCGCACCACGGGCGCGATGGCCGAGGCCACGGCGCGCATCGGCCGGTTCCTCCTCATGCAGGTGGCGGTGAACGGGCTGTTCGGTTTCTCCATGGGCCTCGGCCTCTGGGCGTTGGGCGTGCCCAATGCGCCACTCTGGGGGGTCATGGGCTTCGGGCTGCGTTTCATCCCGTTCCTGGGTGCCCCGCTCTCCTTGCTGTTCCCCTTGCTGCTGGCCTTCGCCACGACGGAAGGGTGGTGGACCGTCATTCTCGTGCTGGCCCTCTTCGCCGTGGTGGATGTCGTCATCACCTATGTGATGGAGCCCTGGCTCTATGGCGCCAGCATGGGGGTGACGCCGCTGGCGCTGCTGATTTCCTCGGCCTTCTGGGCGGTGCTGTGGGGGCCGGTGGGGCTGATCCTGGCGCCGGCCATGACGGCCTGCCTCGTCATCATCGGCCGGCACGTGCCGGCCTTCGGTTTCCTCGATGTGATGCTGAGCGATGCCGAGCCGCTGCCGCTGCCGGCCCGCTTCTACCAGCGCATCCTGGCCGAGGATGCGCGCGGCGCTGCCGCCCTGCTTGGGCCGGCTGTCGCGCGGCTGGGCGTGCAGCCCGCGCTGGAGCAACTTGCCATGCCCGCCATCGCGCAGATCGGCAGTGACCGCCCGAGCGAATCCTTTGGCGCCGCCCTGGCCATCCGTGCTTCGCGCGCATTGGTCCGGGTGCTGGAGCCCTTTGCGGATGAGCCGGATGGCGAAGCCGATATCCTGGTCCTGCCCATCGCGGGTGCCCTGGACCGGGCCGCGGCCACCCTGGTCGTGGCCGCCCTGCTGGAGGCGGGGCACGCGGCGACCCTCGCGCCGGACAAGGCGCCCGCGCCCGTCGTCATCCTGCTGGTGGCGGCAGCGACGCCGCCGCGGCATCGCCTGGCCCGCGCCCTGCGCGATGGGCGCCGCCTGCCGGGCCACATGATGACCTTCGCGGCCACCGCCGAAGCCGAGCATGCTCTTGCCCGCGAAGCGCTGCCGCTGCCCGCGCTGATGGGTTTGCAGGCGCTGATCGCCGAAGTGGACCGGCAGATCGAGGAAGCGGCGGAAAGCCTGGGCTGA
- a CDS encoding PAS domain-containing protein, producing MAWLQRKLDALPLAVWAFIGLIIALVPAAIVQVVLEREARLERTQQLGEQAMRFVRLVGQQQTSVIEAARQVMTSMAAHDAVRALRPSAECDAFLARIIAANPRYLDASVFDQAGQSVCLAHPAAEAINVADRPYFQRALAENNFQVGGYAIGRSTGQRSLHFAAPLRDDAGHALGVLQVALSIDWLVAELQAAPLPAGSSATIADRDGVILARSADPDRFVGQAMPPFAMALLRATGPGILDAPALDGIRRIAAYLPLGHEPLGLFVSVGLDASASLAADLYADRRAALMIVGSLLLTFVLAILGFHAAVERPVHRLLDTVRSWEAQDWLARVGHITGGREFHKLGEAFDTMAESVASREAARLQAQTRMQAVVAVAPQIVLTADRQGQVDWTNEYWRQITGLDMAESCGDGWLAAVHPEDREGAALAWREALASLHDGTTPPFSREMRICQAAKEEWRWFLFTGAPIRAASGEPIAWTAVGLDYHERRQAEADREESSARLRATYESAPAGLCLMDRELRFVAINDMLAETNGHPAAAHIGRTIWSMAPQLAARMAPAMQQVLETGQPVQALELSGLVQGEERFWLCSYFPVGGASGSITGVSGAIIDITTRKRIEASERMLSREVDHRAQNVLSVVRGLIRLSAAEAEDDVPALIAVLEGRIAALSRVHNVLARERWVSAEMEQIIVQELASLQGQVSLEGPSLRLTAEAAQPFAMVLHELVANSVKYGALSRPGGKLALRWRISGQEVLLDWIEQGGPEIQGVPARVGLGSLLIDANMGAQLAGRLERHWLPEGLHCVLIIGGVAFAGGVPMERAEGQAGLSGRRVLIADDQPDRSAAMAAALRQAGCELVGPAASLDAALAVLEAAGTVDAALLPATLQGVSVQLLRQALARRAVVTLHLASRGDLSIAPAPLDALPEPFTPSGLSQALTAALDRHRRQAATPAAE from the coding sequence GCGGCTGGAGCGCACGCAGCAACTGGGGGAACAGGCGATGCGCTTCGTGCGCCTCGTCGGCCAGCAGCAGACCAGCGTGATCGAGGCGGCGCGCCAGGTGATGACCAGCATGGCCGCGCATGACGCGGTGCGGGCGCTGCGGCCCAGCGCCGAATGCGACGCCTTCCTCGCCCGCATCATCGCGGCCAATCCGCGCTACCTGGATGCCAGCGTGTTTGATCAGGCGGGCCAGTCGGTCTGCCTCGCGCATCCGGCCGCCGAAGCCATCAACGTCGCGGACCGGCCCTATTTCCAGCGCGCCCTGGCGGAAAACAACTTCCAGGTCGGCGGCTACGCCATCGGGCGTTCGACCGGCCAGCGGAGCCTGCATTTCGCGGCCCCCCTGCGCGATGATGCGGGCCATGCCCTGGGCGTGCTGCAAGTGGCGCTTTCCATCGACTGGCTGGTGGCGGAGCTGCAGGCCGCCCCGCTGCCGGCCGGCAGTTCCGCCACCATCGCCGACCGCGATGGCGTCATCCTGGCCCGCTCGGCCGATCCTGACCGCTTCGTGGGCCAGGCCATGCCGCCCTTCGCCATGGCTTTGTTGCGGGCGACGGGCCCCGGCATCCTGGATGCCCCGGCGCTGGACGGCATCCGCCGGATCGCCGCCTATCTGCCGCTCGGGCATGAGCCTCTGGGGCTGTTCGTCTCGGTCGGGCTGGATGCCAGCGCCTCCCTGGCGGCGGATCTCTATGCCGACCGGCGCGCGGCGCTGATGATCGTGGGCTCCCTGCTGCTGACCTTCGTCCTGGCCATCCTCGGCTTCCACGCCGCGGTGGAGCGCCCGGTGCACCGCCTGCTGGACACGGTGCGGAGCTGGGAGGCGCAGGATTGGCTGGCCCGCGTGGGCCACATCACCGGCGGGCGGGAATTCCACAAGCTGGGCGAGGCCTTCGACACCATGGCCGAGAGCGTCGCCTCGCGTGAGGCGGCTAGGTTGCAGGCGCAGACCCGCATGCAGGCGGTGGTGGCCGTGGCGCCCCAGATCGTCCTGACGGCCGACCGGCAAGGCCAGGTGGACTGGACCAACGAATACTGGCGGCAGATCACCGGCCTGGACATGGCGGAAAGCTGCGGCGATGGCTGGCTGGCGGCGGTCCACCCCGAAGATCGCGAGGGGGCGGCCCTGGCCTGGCGCGAGGCGCTGGCCAGCCTGCATGACGGCACAACCCCGCCCTTCTCGCGCGAGATGCGGATCTGCCAGGCGGCGAAGGAGGAATGGCGCTGGTTCCTGTTCACCGGCGCGCCGATCCGCGCCGCCTCGGGCGAGCCCATCGCCTGGACGGCGGTCGGTCTCGACTACCATGAACGCCGCCAGGCCGAGGCCGACCGGGAGGAGAGTTCGGCCCGGCTGCGCGCCACCTATGAAAGCGCGCCAGCCGGGCTTTGCCTGATGGACCGCGAGCTGCGCTTCGTCGCGATCAACGACATGCTGGCGGAAACCAACGGCCACCCCGCCGCCGCCCATATCGGCCGCACCATCTGGTCCATGGCGCCGCAGCTCGCGGCAAGGATGGCGCCCGCCATGCAGCAGGTGCTCGAGACCGGCCAGCCGGTCCAGGCGCTGGAGCTGAGTGGCCTGGTGCAGGGCGAGGAACGCTTCTGGCTGTGCAGCTATTTCCCCGTGGGCGGGGCCAGCGGCAGCATCACCGGCGTCAGCGGCGCCATCATCGACATCACCACCCGCAAGCGGATCGAGGCGTCGGAGCGCATGCTCTCGCGCGAGGTGGATCATCGTGCGCAGAACGTGCTGAGCGTGGTGCGCGGCTTGATCCGCCTTTCCGCGGCCGAGGCCGAGGATGACGTGCCGGCGCTGATCGCGGTGCTGGAGGGCCGGATCGCCGCACTGAGCCGGGTGCACAACGTCCTCGCCCGCGAGCGCTGGGTCAGCGCCGAGATGGAGCAGATCATCGTCCAGGAGTTGGCCTCCTTGCAGGGACAGGTCTCGCTCGAAGGCCCCTCGCTGCGGCTGACCGCCGAGGCCGCCCAGCCCTTTGCGATGGTCCTGCACGAGCTGGTCGCCAATTCGGTGAAATATGGCGCGCTCTCCCGGCCTGGCGGGAAGCTGGCGCTGCGCTGGCGGATCAGCGGGCAGGAGGTGTTGCTGGACTGGATCGAGCAGGGCGGCCCCGAAATCCAGGGCGTTCCCGCGCGGGTGGGCCTGGGTTCCCTGCTGATCGACGCGAATATGGGCGCGCAACTCGCGGGCCGTCTGGAGCGGCATTGGCTGCCCGAGGGGCTGCATTGCGTGCTGATAATCGGCGGCGTGGCCTTTGCCGGGGGCGTTCCCATGGAGCGGGCCGAGGGCCAGGCCGGACTGTCCGGCCGCCGCGTGCTGATCGCCGATGACCAGCCGGACCGCTCGGCCGCGATGGCCGCAGCACTGCGCCAGGCCGGCTGCGAACTGGTCGGCCCCGCCGCCTCGCTCGATGCAGCACTGGCCGTGCTGGAAGCCGCGGGCACGGTGGATGCGGCGCTGCTGCCCGCCACCTTGCAGGGTGTCTCGGTGCAGCTTCTGCGCCAGGCGCTGGCACGGCGGGCGGTGGTCACGCTGCATCTGGCGAGCCGGGGGGATCTCAGCATCGCGCCCGCGCCGCTGGATGCCCTGCCGGAGCCCTTCACCCCATCCGGGCTGAGCCAAGCCCTGACGGCGGCGCTGGATCGCCACCGGCGCCAGGCGGCGACGCCGGCCGCCGAGTAA